The following proteins are co-located in the Shouchella hunanensis genome:
- a CDS encoding GapA-binding peptide SR1P, whose amino-acid sequence MVGTFICQVCSQALGHFEGEKVSRLYSVSNCTHCESKTAKASSQK is encoded by the coding sequence ATGGTGGGAACATTTATTTGTCAAGTTTGCAGTCAGGCGTTGGGACACTTTGAGGGAGAGAAAGTGAGCCGTCTTTATTCTGTATCAAACTGTACGCACTGTGAATCCAAAACCGCAAAAGCTT